AAATGATAGTGAGGAAAAACTTGTTTACAAAATAATCACAAACCTTTCTGAATTATACCTTGAAAGTAACGATACAGTTTTTACGGAGCGTGGAGAATTGAATAAAACCTATAAAGTAAAAGTTGGCGATAGAATTAGAGTTTATCCTAAAGAGGAATTGGCTGAAAACTTATACCAAGTGGCGGTTGAAACTGAGCCTGAAATATTTGGAAAAGTCGAGGAACATTCTATTTATTGGAAACAACTAATAAATGAAATGAGACATAAATACGGAGATGAATTGCTTTATCAAAAATTAAAAGAAAGAGGACTAAGAATATTGCCAAACACATTAGCAACTTATGGCAAAGGGCACAGAAAATTTCCGATGTTTAATAATGATTTACGGGCTATTTTCAAACTCTACTATTCTGAGAATTCAGATATTGAAATAGACTCAATGACAAGACCAATTTTTAAATCTAAAACAACCTATAACAGCACAATGATTGTTCTTGGGCGAGGTTTAAAACAAGAATTACGCTTGTTTTTAAAAGAGAATAAAATTGGAGAGATTTTACAAAAGCGAAATTTTAATGCAACGACATTAAAGGCTTTTGTAGATGAGTATATGCCTTTACATCTCGTAAATAGCAAAGAGGTTTTTAGTGAAAATATCGAGACATTGGATGAATCAACTTTACAATTAATTGAATTATGAGTGTAAAAGAAAATAGAGATATACTAATTGGACGAGTAAAAAAGGAAATAATAGGTCCAGGTTCAGATATTTTTCAATGCAATGAGGATTTCAGTAATGAAATAATTGAAGGCAAGCCTTTGCAAAGATATTTTTCAGGAATTCTTTTTCCAAAGCAACTTCAACCCAATGGAAGTGATAATGGACAGGAGGAAATGAAAGAGGAAGACGAGGACGATTTGACTGATTTAACCTCTGACTTAACTGAAGGCGAAACCAAAGAAATTGAGGTGTTTGAAGAAGAAGACGAAATAGAAAAAACAGACACTCAACCAAAATATACTTCAAACACATTTTTTCCTTCGCATTTCGGGATAACATTTGCCGTTGACAAATCTTGCAAAAGCTTTAGAGCAACAATCAATTTCGGTAATTATAAGAAAGCCAATTTTCAAGAAATTAAAATTCCATACAACGGAGAAGGCATTCATTTTTTAGAGCAGTTCGGGCTTAACCATTTTGTAACTTTTGATGCAGAAAGCAAAACACTATCACAAACACAAAAAATTCAAAGAACCAAAGACGGCAAAATCACACCTGAGTATCTCCATTTTCAAGATTGCCTTAAATCATTGAGGCAGAATACAGACAAAGATTTTGCTCTATATAAAGTCATTACAAAACTGTTTTTCAAAGATAAATACAAGAGATTTGAAAACTCAATTTCTTTGGACATTGATATTTCGAAGATAGATGCAGCTCCAAACAAACATTTACAATTAAAACTTTCTGAACAGCCAAATTGCAACTTTGAAAATTGGAATAAGGAATTGAAAGAAAACCTTGTTTTCCATTTAAAACTGTATTCTAACTACGCTGACAAATATTACATCAAAGCTGTCCTTGAAAACAAAGTGCAAATACCAAAGGATAAGTTTTCATTATCAAAAGAAAAAGTCAATCAAGTTAGTTGTTTTCAATCAGAAGTGAAAATTGAAAGTGAAAACCTATTGCCGTTTCGAGATTACAAAACTCACTTATACAAAACTGACGAGGATAAAATGTTAGATTATTTGTATAGAGAAAAATTAGCATTTGGAATAGGTCATAATACTGCTTGTAATTGGGAAAATGCACAATCTCCAAATACTCCACAATGGATTGAATCTACATTTTTGCCCGAATATGATGTAAAAAGTCAAAGTTCCGAAACAGACAAAATCAAAGGCGAAATTCTAAATATCAAAAAACTTTCAGTTTACAATACAGATACGAAAAGCATAATTTCAAATCTTATTAAGGTTTCAGAAGCTTATAAGAATTGGATTGAAGATGAACGGAAATCTGCAAGCGGAAATGAATTAGGTTTAAAAAACATTACAAAATGTGAACAGATTTACAGTCGAATAAGCAACGGAATTAAACTACTTTCAGAAAATGACAACGCTTTACGAGCATTTCAATTAGCAAACACAGCTATTTACTTGCAAATGTTCCAAACAGCACAACATTTTAGCACAAAAAAAGAAGGATTTGAAGTTTGGGAACGAAGCGAAATTTTACAACATAATTTTCAAGAATACGGAAAATTAGATTTTCCTTCTGACAGAGTTCCTGAATGGAGACCATTTCAGTTAGCGTTTATTTTGCAATGTTTAGCGTCATTTGTTGATGAGAATAGTAACGAGAAGGAGTTAATTGACTTATTGTATTTCCCTACGGGAGGTGGAAAAACCGAAGCATATTTAGCAGTTTCAGCCTTCTTAATCTTTTGGCGAAGAATTCAGTACGCAACAAGTTATGATGGTGTAAACATCATCATAAGATATACGCTAAGACTTCTTTCAGCACAGCAATTTGAAAGAGCTTCAAAAATGATTTTAGCTTGTGAATTTATTAGAACTAATCACAAAGATTTAGGGGATAAAATGATTTCTATTGGATTTTGGGTTGGGAAACAAACCGTTCCAAATAAACTCAAAAATGACAATGGAAAGGATGCGGAAGCCAAACTAAAAAAATTGCAGTCCAAATTTAATAACGGAACCTATAATCCAAATTATGATACAAATCCACTGCAACTTTCAAATTGTCAATGGTGCAATACAAAAATCATATCAAGGTTAGAGCAAAAAAGTTCTACTTACCAAATTGGACACAGGATTGACAGGCAACTTAAAAGCCATTGTTTAAATGACGCTTGCCACTTTTCAGAAAAAAATGGTGGCTTACCAATTGTTCTAATTGATGATGATATTTATTCAAAACCACCAACTATTTTATTTGCAACAGTTGACAAATTTGCTGCTTTAGCTTGGAAAGGTGAATCGACAACACTTTTTAATAATGGCTCAAATAGAAAACCTGAATTGATAGTTCAGGATGAGTTGCATTTATTGAATGGCACCTTAGGCAGTTTAGTAGGATTATTTGAAAATGCCCTTTTAACGCTTTGCGACAATCCAAAAATAATTGCTTCAACTGCAACAGTAAAGAACGTAGACAAACAAATATTGGGGTTATACGGACGTGAAGCAAAAGTATTTCCGCAATATGCAACAAATTCAGATGATACATTTTTCTCAAAAGTAATTGATGAAAGTAAACGAAAATATATTGGTGTTTTACCTACCGGTAAAACCACTGTAGTTACCAATCTTCAATTATTAGCTTCGCTAATGTTTGCAAGGTTAGAAATTTGGAAAAAATCCACTGATAAAACTGATGCTGATAGTTTTTGGACTTTACTTTCATATTTCAAAAGTCTTAAAGAAATCGGTCGCTTTTCAAACAAGATAAACTCTGAATTGAAACCTATTATCAAGCAACTACAAGTGAGATATTTAATTGACAATTATAATTCGGCAAATAATTATCTCAAACTTTCTTACAGAAATATTGAATTGACAAGTAGAATACCAAACGAAAAGATCAAGAAGAATCTCGATAAACTCGATATACAATTCAATGGCGATTTAAAAGACCATAAAGCCTATGACCTTGTTCTTGCAACAAATATGATAAGTGTTGGACTTGATGTTGGTCGTTTAGGAGTTATGATAATGAACGGAATGCCACCAAATACAGCCGAATATATTCAGGCAAGTAGCCGAGTTGCTAGAAAAAACGAAGGGGTTGTCTTTACACTCTACGACCCATTTAACAGCAGAGATTTATCGTTTTATGAAGATTTCGTGCAGTTTCATAAAACATTTTACAAGCAAGTGGAACCATTGAGTGTTACACCATTTGCAGAAAATGCCTTAGACAAAATGTTGTTTACGCTTATTCTTGCCTATTTCAGGCATACAACGCAATACACACATAATGATACTGCAACTGCATTGTCTTATGATGAAGTCAAAAATGATTTAAAAAATAATCTTGTTCAACTTTTCCAAACCCATCAATTCGCACAAAATGATTTGGAATTAATTTTTGAAAAAATAGACCGAATTTTAGATAGTTGGCGAACAAGAGTTCAAGACAAAGGTGATATGAAATATTATCTTCCTTTCAAACCTGAACAAAGTTTGATTATGCCTTCTAGTGAAAATTCAGATGAAGAATATCCATTGAAAGCAATGCAATCAATGAGAAGCGTAGAACCAAGTGCAGAAATATTAATCAGACAATATTAGAAGATATGCCAAACGATAAAATAAAGCACGGTAGAAGCAAGCATATATCAAACTATGGTGGAGTTGGTTCGCTAATTGAAACAACAGATAATTCAATAATCATTGAAACTTTTGACAATTGGGGCTATTCCGACTTAAATGAGAAATTAGCTCATTACATCATTAAAGATGATAGGCTTTTACAGCGACTTAAAAATAGATTCCTAAATCTTAGACATTTAGTTTCAATCCCTACTGATAGAGATTCATTTTTACATCAAGTGAGACCTAAAGCAAGTTATTTTCCAAAATGGTTCTATTGTACTAATCCTAAATGTGCAAGATTAGCAACTTATGATGAATGGTTAAAAAGATGGTTAGCATCAGGAAAAAAGCGTGATTTTTTCAACCCTCCAAAATGCAGTAATAAAGACTGTAAGGAAAATCATTTAGAGCAAATTCGATTTGTTATGACTTGTAGTAACGGTCATATTCACGATTTACCTTGGGAGTATTGGAATAATCGATTGGCATCTGATAGAAATAATGCAGAAGAAAACGAAGAAGACGACAACAAGAATGAAAAGCCAAGTGGTCCTCAATTAGATTACACAAAAAAATGTTGTGGTGACCAACAAGACTTAGTTTATAGAATAAGCCGAGAAAATACAGAACTTTCAGGTATTTGGATTGAGTGTAAAAATGAAAAGTGCAAGAAAAAGGCAAACCTAAAAGGTGTTTTCAATTTTGAAAAAAAGTGTGACGGTAAAAAATATTGGCTAGGTCAACTTAACGGCAAATTTCACGAAGAAGAATGTGGCATTACAATGCAACCAAGCATTTCCGTAAAGCTAAAAACCAGTAATAGTGTATACTATGCAAATACCCTAAGCAGTCTTTTCATTCCTGAGCTTCAAAACCCTCTATCTAATGAAATAAGAATAGATATTGACAATATGTTAGAAAGTGAACAATTTACAACTGAACAAATTGTTCAACTTATTAGCATCCAAAAGAAAATTGACAATGAACTTATTCAGCAATATTTAGAATCAGGGGAGATAAAATATATTCCCGATAATGTTTACCGTCAAACTGAGTATGAATACTTCTTAGAGAAAGAGCAACCAGACAATAGGCAAATAAAATTCAAAGTAATTGACTGCGCTGAACAAATTAATGGTTTCTCAAAATTGGTCAAAATTGACAAATTGAAAAAAACTACAGTTCAGACTTCATTTACCAGAAACGAACCAATTGATATTGATTCAATCTTACAAGACCAAAATGAATATGAATATACGGTTCAAAGACAATCTGTTTCAAAGAACAATTTTGATTCTAAAACTCTACCTGCTTTAGAAAGCTATGGAGAAGGTATTTTATTCATCTTAGACAAAAGCAAATTAGAGCAATGGGAAAAGCAACAAGATGTAATTGAAAGAACGGAAAAAATTAAATCCAACGCAGAAAATGCAGATTGGAAATCCCATCAAATTATAGCAAAGACATTAACTCCAAGAAAAGTACTGATACATACACTTTCACATCTCGTAATGAGAGAATTGGAATATGTATGCGGTTATCCATCTTCTTCACTCTCAGAAAGACTTTATGTAAGTGGAACAATGCACGGATTTTTAATATCTGCATTTGACGGTACAGATGGCTACTTGGGGGGACTTTCAAATCTTTGCAATGACTTAGAGAATTTGAGAAGAATTATTGAAAGTGCAATATTCAGAGCAACAGACTGTTCTTCTGACCCTATTTGCATTGAATCTGAAGGACAAGGGGTTGGACAGCTAAATCTTGCAGCTTGCCATTCCTGTACTTTGACACCTGAGACGACTTGCGAACTTTCAAACCTATATTTAGACAGAAATTTAGTAATACACAACGAATTTGGATATTTCAAAACAATGATAGAATAATATGGCAGCACAATTGGTGGCACATTTGCAAAACAACCACTAAACCAACGTCTGGCAAAACGGCACGAAATGACGACGAAACTGACGATAGAAAAAGAAAGACGAAGGCATAAAGGAAATAAAGTCTTATGTACTAATTAATTGCAAACAGCCAGAATCAAAAGTTAACTTAACATGCACGATTATCATTAAATTGTCTTTAAGCGTACAGGTGAACTTTCTTGAACCTGAGCATCATTGATTTTAACAGATCCTTCCTGCTCTTCAACCATTTGTTCTTTAGAATCGGGAGCAATAGACAACTGTATTTTCCTTTCAACGGCTGCCAGTTCTATTTTGAGGTCGCTTAATTTATTTTCCTTTGTCCAAGTTCCATTGACTACTTCCTGAAGTACAGGTAAATCCTTTTTCAATTCTGTTATTTTCTTTTGTTCCTGTCCTATATAGCCAGGCAGTTTTTCCAACGCTTTTAAAAAGTTCAAGGCTGCCGTTTCAGGATCTTTGGCCATAATACCGTTATTGTAAGTGTATTTTATATTGCCTTCACCCTGTACTAAAAAACGGTTGACTTTTATATCCATTCCTTCTTTTTGGGACATTTCAGTTTTGACGAGCAAGGTAAATCCATAAAGGTTGCCTATTTCTTCATACTGACCTCCCGTGCGAGCTTTATCCGCAATTTGGTTAAGTTTAACTCCAATTAGTTTTACATTGGCATTCGTAGATAGGTCATGCAGTTCTACAGGATTTGCAATAGTACCATCTGGTCTTTTCTGTATGCGTTTTTGCAGGTTTTCCCAATCGAGACTCATACGCGTTAGACGGGATTCAGCACTTTCAAGCATGGCGCTAACATCTTCCAATTTATATTTGGAACTGAATTTGGAGCGATTGAATGCCTGTTTTTCACTTTCCAGTCCTGCAATTTGTTTTTCCAGTTTAGCTTTGTCCAACAGGTCTGTATTTCCCGAAAGTATGGCTACATATTCAGAGAAGTTCATACCGGATTTTTCATCCATGCTGCCTTCATCAATAGTACGCTTACCTAAACTGTTATTTTTCAACTGATCAATAAAAAGCTGTTTGTTGTACAAAAGATTGAACTTATAGCTATCCAATGATTTTTCGACAGCATAGATAATTACATCCACTTTATTTTTAGCAAAAAATTTAGCGATTTCATTGCCTTTACGGATAGCCCGTCCGTCCCGTTGGGCTAGATCACTAGGTCGCCATGGGGTATCCAAATGGTGAACGGCAACGGCTCTTTTTTGTGCATTTACACCTGTTCCGAGCATACTAGTAGAACCAAACAGTATGCGTATCTTCCCTTGGTTCATCCCATCAATAAGTTC
This genomic window from Mariniflexile sp. TRM1-10 contains:
- a CDS encoding helicase-related protein, with amino-acid sequence MSVKENRDILIGRVKKEIIGPGSDIFQCNEDFSNEIIEGKPLQRYFSGILFPKQLQPNGSDNGQEEMKEEDEDDLTDLTSDLTEGETKEIEVFEEEDEIEKTDTQPKYTSNTFFPSHFGITFAVDKSCKSFRATINFGNYKKANFQEIKIPYNGEGIHFLEQFGLNHFVTFDAESKTLSQTQKIQRTKDGKITPEYLHFQDCLKSLRQNTDKDFALYKVITKLFFKDKYKRFENSISLDIDISKIDAAPNKHLQLKLSEQPNCNFENWNKELKENLVFHLKLYSNYADKYYIKAVLENKVQIPKDKFSLSKEKVNQVSCFQSEVKIESENLLPFRDYKTHLYKTDEDKMLDYLYREKLAFGIGHNTACNWENAQSPNTPQWIESTFLPEYDVKSQSSETDKIKGEILNIKKLSVYNTDTKSIISNLIKVSEAYKNWIEDERKSASGNELGLKNITKCEQIYSRISNGIKLLSENDNALRAFQLANTAIYLQMFQTAQHFSTKKEGFEVWERSEILQHNFQEYGKLDFPSDRVPEWRPFQLAFILQCLASFVDENSNEKELIDLLYFPTGGGKTEAYLAVSAFLIFWRRIQYATSYDGVNIIIRYTLRLLSAQQFERASKMILACEFIRTNHKDLGDKMISIGFWVGKQTVPNKLKNDNGKDAEAKLKKLQSKFNNGTYNPNYDTNPLQLSNCQWCNTKIISRLEQKSSTYQIGHRIDRQLKSHCLNDACHFSEKNGGLPIVLIDDDIYSKPPTILFATVDKFAALAWKGESTTLFNNGSNRKPELIVQDELHLLNGTLGSLVGLFENALLTLCDNPKIIASTATVKNVDKQILGLYGREAKVFPQYATNSDDTFFSKVIDESKRKYIGVLPTGKTTVVTNLQLLASLMFARLEIWKKSTDKTDADSFWTLLSYFKSLKEIGRFSNKINSELKPIIKQLQVRYLIDNYNSANNYLKLSYRNIELTSRIPNEKIKKNLDKLDIQFNGDLKDHKAYDLVLATNMISVGLDVGRLGVMIMNGMPPNTAEYIQASSRVARKNEGVVFTLYDPFNSRDLSFYEDFVQFHKTFYKQVEPLSVTPFAENALDKMLFTLILAYFRHTTQYTHNDTATALSYDEVKNDLKNNLVQLFQTHQFAQNDLELIFEKIDRILDSWRTRVQDKGDMKYYLPFKPEQSLIMPSSENSDEEYPLKAMQSMRSVEPSAEILIRQY
- the drmB gene encoding DUF1998 domain-containing protein, yielding MPNDKIKHGRSKHISNYGGVGSLIETTDNSIIIETFDNWGYSDLNEKLAHYIIKDDRLLQRLKNRFLNLRHLVSIPTDRDSFLHQVRPKASYFPKWFYCTNPKCARLATYDEWLKRWLASGKKRDFFNPPKCSNKDCKENHLEQIRFVMTCSNGHIHDLPWEYWNNRLASDRNNAEENEEDDNKNEKPSGPQLDYTKKCCGDQQDLVYRISRENTELSGIWIECKNEKCKKKANLKGVFNFEKKCDGKKYWLGQLNGKFHEEECGITMQPSISVKLKTSNSVYYANTLSSLFIPELQNPLSNEIRIDIDNMLESEQFTTEQIVQLISIQKKIDNELIQQYLESGEIKYIPDNVYRQTEYEYFLEKEQPDNRQIKFKVIDCAEQINGFSKLVKIDKLKKTTVQTSFTRNEPIDIDSILQDQNEYEYTVQRQSVSKNNFDSKTLPALESYGEGILFILDKSKLEQWEKQQDVIERTEKIKSNAENADWKSHQIIAKTLTPRKVLIHTLSHLVMRELEYVCGYPSSSLSERLYVSGTMHGFLISAFDGTDGYLGGLSNLCNDLENLRRIIESAIFRATDCSSDPICIESEGQGVGQLNLAACHSCTLTPETTCELSNLYLDRNLVIHNEFGYFKTMIE